One genomic segment of Aureimonas sp. AU20 includes these proteins:
- a CDS encoding GntR family transcriptional regulator translates to MPPPASSLGADQPSNAPEERGLGGLVLKLDRRLSVADQVHAALREAILAVDLPPGAAISENSICRQFSVSRTPVRAAIQRLSEEGLVDVFPQQGSFVSRIKIGGIHDSHFVRRTLEIALVREAALRWTPEAGRRLAETLEAQSTDIARGDVDAFHRDDERFHQLIAIQAGHEGVWPSVMAAKMQLTRFIRFSGNSERLPVVVEEHRAIMDALDRADADAAETALVVHLDKIFILFEGMPAEERRHFEP, encoded by the coding sequence ATGCCCCCACCAGCCAGCAGTCTCGGCGCGGACCAGCCCTCAAACGCCCCGGAGGAGCGCGGTCTCGGCGGGCTCGTTCTCAAGCTCGACCGGCGCCTCTCGGTCGCAGATCAGGTTCACGCCGCGCTTCGCGAAGCCATTCTGGCGGTGGATCTTCCGCCCGGCGCGGCGATCAGCGAGAACTCGATCTGCCGGCAGTTCTCCGTGTCACGCACGCCCGTTCGCGCCGCCATCCAGCGCCTGTCGGAAGAAGGGCTGGTGGACGTCTTCCCCCAGCAGGGCAGCTTCGTCTCGCGCATCAAGATTGGCGGCATCCACGACAGTCATTTCGTTCGCCGCACGCTGGAGATCGCGCTGGTCCGCGAGGCGGCCCTGCGCTGGACGCCGGAGGCCGGGCGCCGGCTCGCGGAGACCCTGGAGGCACAGTCGACCGACATCGCGCGCGGCGACGTCGATGCCTTTCACCGGGACGACGAGCGCTTTCACCAGCTGATCGCCATCCAGGCCGGGCACGAGGGTGTCTGGCCGAGCGTCATGGCCGCCAAGATGCAGCTGACGCGCTTCATCCGCTTTTCCGGCAATTCGGAGCGCCTTCCGGTCGTGGTCGAGGAGCACAGGGCCATCATGGACGCGCTCGATCGCGCGGACGCCGATGCGGCCGAGACCGCGCTGGTCGTCCATCTCGACAAGATCTTCATCCTGTTCGAGGGCATGCCCGCCGAAGAGCGCCGGCATTTCGAGCCCTGA